One genomic window of Gemmatimonadota bacterium includes the following:
- the mqnC gene encoding dehypoxanthine futalosine cyclase yields the protein MSTVDRNSSEFREALELYQRAPLLELGALADATRHRLHPEPTVSYIIDRNINYTNVCVADCAFCAFYRRPKDNEGYVLSFEQIGAKIDECKAIGGAQILLQGGHNPYIPFDWYLELMRYIKVHHPIHIHGFSPSEVVFFSERFRIPMPEVVRQLHEAGLDSIPGGGGEILVDEVRERVAKKKAQTDEWLGVQEEAHRQGMKTSVTMMYGLGESDEDRIEHLFRIREVQARTGGFTAFICWPLQPEGTAMSDRVKTDAVTYLRTLATARILVDNIPNMQASWVTMGLKVGQVALRFGANDFGSLMMEENVVSAAGTTYRATIEEMERAIRDAGMHPARRRQDYSLIESPLAAVA from the coding sequence CAGCAGCGAGTTTCGCGAGGCGCTCGAGCTCTACCAGCGCGCCCCGCTCCTCGAACTCGGCGCATTGGCCGATGCGACCCGGCACCGGCTCCATCCGGAGCCGACGGTGTCGTACATCATCGACCGCAACATCAACTACACCAACGTCTGCGTGGCCGATTGCGCCTTCTGCGCCTTCTACCGGCGCCCGAAGGACAATGAAGGGTATGTCCTCTCGTTCGAGCAGATCGGCGCCAAGATCGACGAGTGCAAGGCGATCGGCGGTGCGCAGATCCTGCTGCAGGGCGGGCACAACCCGTACATCCCGTTCGACTGGTACCTCGAGCTGATGCGCTATATCAAGGTGCATCACCCGATCCACATCCACGGCTTCTCGCCGTCGGAAGTGGTCTTCTTCTCGGAGCGCTTCCGGATTCCGATGCCGGAGGTCGTGCGCCAGCTGCACGAGGCCGGACTCGACTCGATCCCCGGCGGCGGCGGCGAGATCCTGGTGGACGAGGTGCGCGAGCGCGTCGCCAAGAAGAAGGCGCAGACCGACGAGTGGCTCGGCGTGCAGGAAGAGGCGCATCGCCAGGGGATGAAGACCTCGGTCACGATGATGTACGGCCTCGGCGAATCCGACGAGGACCGCATCGAGCACCTCTTCCGCATCCGCGAGGTGCAGGCGCGCACCGGCGGGTTCACGGCGTTCATCTGCTGGCCGCTGCAGCCCGAAGGGACGGCAATGAGCGACCGCGTCAAGACGGACGCCGTCACCTACCTCCGCACGCTGGCTACCGCGCGCATCCTCGTCGACAACATTCCCAACATGCAGGCCAGCTGGGTGACGATGGGGCTGAAGGTGGGGCAGGTGGCCCTCCGCTTCGGCGCGAATGACTTCGGGTCGCTGATGATGGAGGAGAACGTCGTCTCCGCCGCTGGCACCACGTACCGCGCCACGATCGAGGAGATGGAGCGCGCCATTCGTGATGCCGGCATGCACCCGGCCCGGCGTCGCCAGGACTACTCGCTCATCGAATCGCCGTTGGCGGCGGTCGCGTGA
- a CDS encoding dodecin domain-containing protein yields the protein MSVAKVAELIAESNKSFKDAIEEGVARAHKTIRNVTGAWVEGQKVIVKEGKIVAFRVILKVTFVLDD from the coding sequence ATGTCCGTCGCCAAGGTTGCCGAACTGATCGCCGAGTCGAACAAGAGCTTCAAGGACGCCATTGAAGAGGGCGTGGCCCGTGCCCACAAGACCATCCGCAACGTGACGGGCGCGTGGGTTGAGGGGCAGAAGGTCATCGTGAAGGAGGGGAAGATCGTGGCCTTTCGCGTGATCCTGAAAGTCACCTTCGTGCTCGACGACTGA
- the xerD gene encoding site-specific tyrosine recombinase XerD: MAGGAPAGRHLCGDCAPRRRREHLPALSGRHRDCPRCLPLLSRHHRRADHLRDHPGCQCWRCHGDVLARRAPLPHPLRIRLRQALPPGAGARHCPEGVPAVRPARSLRRAAPPWGACGRGALHGADPPRAVSRAGADFLRLRTLVRWDHSRRGEAWRELGDGDWLGESVQQGGRHRAVGADRDRRPHLVAPTEAPGTVSLGDLPPELVAAFHLPSFRDHLSLEAGHSPNTIEAYQRDLSRLVSFARSKGITEPRQLTTPLLREFIFLLKDLELSGATIRRHVSSLRTWFAFMAAEGLVEKDPSDRLETPKKWRTLPDTLSVEEVDRLLAAPQVDETLAWRDRAMLELAYGAGLRVSELCDMGLTDLLLGDGLVRAFGKGRKERLVPIGRPIVSAVSVYLHTTRAELDRGKSQGRVLLNARGEPLSRVGAWGIVKKRAAQAGITKRVTPHTLRHSFATHLLEGGADLRAVQEMLGHADLSTTQIYTHVDRDYLRNVHRKFHPRG; this comes from the coding sequence ATGGCTGGCGGGGCTCCCGCCGGTCGCCATCTATGCGGTGATTGCGCTCCTCGCCGCCGTCGAGAACATCTTCCCGCCCTTTCCGGCCGACACCGCGATTGCCCTCGGTGCCTTCCTCTCCTATCGCGGCATCATCGACGCGCGGATCATCTTCGCGATCACCCTGGTTGCCAATGTTGGCGGTGCCATGGGGATGTACTGGCTCGCCGCGCGCCACTCCCACACCCTCTTCGAATCCGGCTTCGCCAAGCGCTTCCTCCCGGAGCAGGGGCTCGCCATTGTCCGGAAGGAGTACCAGCGGTTCGGCCTGCTCGGTCTCTTCGTCGGGCGGCTCCTCCCTGGGGTGCGTGCGGTCGTGGCGCCCTTCACGGGGCTGATCCACCTCGGGCCGTTTCGCGCGCTGGTGCCGATTTTCTTCGCCTCCGCACTCTGGTACGGTGGGATCATTCTCGCCGCGGCGAAGCTTGGCGAGAATTGGGAGACGGTGATTGGCTGGGTGAATCAGTTCAACAAGGTGGCCGGCATCGGGCTGTTGGTGCTGATCGCGATCGGCGGCCTCATCTGGTGGCGCCGACGGAAGCGCCTGGCACCGTGAGCCTCGGCGACCTCCCCCCGGAATTGGTGGCCGCGTTTCACCTCCCCTCCTTCCGCGATCACCTCTCCCTCGAAGCAGGGCACTCGCCCAACACGATCGAGGCGTACCAGCGCGACTTGTCTCGGCTGGTCTCCTTTGCCCGGTCGAAGGGGATCACCGAGCCGCGGCAGTTGACGACACCGCTCCTGCGCGAGTTCATCTTCCTGTTGAAGGACCTCGAATTGAGCGGCGCCACGATTCGCCGGCACGTGTCGTCGCTGCGAACGTGGTTCGCCTTCATGGCGGCCGAGGGGTTGGTCGAGAAGGATCCGAGTGATCGGCTCGAGACACCGAAGAAGTGGCGGACACTCCCCGACACGCTCTCCGTGGAGGAGGTGGACCGCCTCCTCGCTGCGCCGCAGGTGGACGAGACCCTCGCATGGCGGGATCGCGCGATGCTCGAGCTGGCCTACGGGGCCGGTCTGCGTGTCTCGGAGCTCTGCGACATGGGACTCACCGACCTGCTGCTCGGTGATGGGCTGGTGCGTGCATTCGGGAAGGGGCGGAAGGAGCGGCTGGTGCCGATCGGGCGTCCGATCGTGAGCGCGGTGTCGGTGTATCTGCACACCACGCGCGCCGAACTCGACCGCGGAAAGTCACAGGGCAGGGTGCTGTTGAACGCGCGTGGGGAGCCGTTGAGCCGGGTCGGTGCCTGGGGCATTGTAAAGAAGCGGGCCGCGCAAGCGGGAATCACCAAGCGCGTGACGCCCCACACACTGCGGCATTCGTTTGCGACGCACCTGCTCGAAGGGGGCGCGGACCTGCGGGCGGTGCAGGAGATGCTCGGCCACGCCGACCTCTCGACCACGCAGATCTACACCCACGTGGACCGCGACTACCTGCGGAACGTGCACCGGAAGTTCCACCCACGGGGCTAG
- a CDS encoding 2-C-methyl-D-erythritol 2,4-cyclodiphosphate synthase encodes MIRVGIGYDSHRFGAGRPLILGGVTIPYSLGLVGHSDADAVSHALTDALLGAAALGDIGRLFPDTDPAYANADSIPLLIEAHRRVIAAGWTMQQCDITVIAQAPKLAPHVPAMQARLAEALGVGDGAVSLKAKTNEGMGFLGRGEGIAVIAVATLRPV; translated from the coding sequence GTGATTCGCGTCGGGATCGGCTACGACTCGCACCGTTTCGGTGCCGGACGCCCGCTGATCCTCGGCGGCGTGACGATTCCGTACTCCCTCGGCCTCGTCGGCCACTCCGACGCCGATGCGGTTTCGCACGCCCTCACCGACGCGCTCCTTGGCGCCGCCGCGCTGGGCGACATTGGCCGGCTCTTCCCCGACACCGATCCGGCCTACGCCAATGCCGACTCGATTCCGCTGCTGATCGAGGCGCACCGCCGCGTGATTGCCGCCGGCTGGACCATGCAGCAGTGCGACATCACCGTCATCGCGCAGGCGCCGAAGCTGGCGCCGCATGTCCCCGCGATGCAGGCGCGCCTCGCCGAGGCGCTGGGTGTCGGCGATGGGGCGGTGTCGCTCAAGGCCAAGACCAACGAGGGGATGGGGTTCCTCGGCCGCGGCGAAGGGATTGCCGTGATCGCCGTCGCGACGCTGCGGCCCGTCTGA
- a CDS encoding DUF1015 domain-containing protein: MRFSPFRAWRPRPDLVDRVVAPPYDVVNRAEAAALAAGNPLSFLHVGRSDIDLPPDTDPHDDRIYAKAKENLDLVLGNGTFIHDDAPAFYLYELTREGKSQVGVVGRVHVDDYEADLIKKHEKTRPDKEDDRTRHVLTLAAHAEPVFLTHRPEASLAALNATTMAQEPLYDLVTYDGVRQRVWRVSATDAYAAAFAAMPDCYVADGHHRCASAWRTGKALRAANPHHTGDEDYNWFLAVLFPSDQLHILSYNRVVKDLHGLTPAAFLSRLAAVGTLTPTTTPVPDAAGTFGIYVDGSWHRLRLDSASVAADDPIGSLDASLLHERVLAPILGIGDVRIDQRIDFVGGIRGTAELERRVDSGQDAVAFAMYPVSVAQLMAIADAGAIMPPKSTWFEPKLKSGFFVHTFDPMTPGGATQ; the protein is encoded by the coding sequence ATCCGCTTCAGCCCATTCCGTGCGTGGCGTCCCAGGCCCGATCTGGTCGATCGCGTCGTCGCGCCGCCCTACGATGTCGTCAACCGCGCCGAGGCAGCTGCCCTGGCCGCCGGCAATCCGCTCTCCTTTCTCCACGTGGGACGGTCCGACATCGACCTCCCCCCAGACACCGACCCGCACGACGATCGGATCTACGCCAAGGCCAAGGAGAACCTCGACCTGGTCCTCGGCAACGGCACCTTCATCCACGACGATGCGCCGGCCTTCTACCTCTACGAGCTGACCCGCGAGGGGAAGTCGCAGGTCGGCGTGGTCGGTCGAGTGCATGTCGACGACTACGAAGCCGACCTGATCAAGAAGCATGAGAAGACGCGGCCCGACAAAGAGGACGACCGCACTCGCCACGTGCTGACCCTCGCCGCGCACGCGGAGCCGGTCTTCCTGACGCACCGGCCGGAAGCCTCGTTGGCCGCGCTCAACGCCACCACGATGGCGCAGGAGCCGCTGTACGATCTGGTCACCTACGATGGGGTGCGCCAGCGCGTCTGGCGTGTCAGTGCCACCGACGCCTATGCTGCCGCCTTCGCGGCGATGCCGGATTGCTATGTAGCCGATGGACACCACCGCTGTGCCTCCGCGTGGCGCACCGGCAAGGCGCTGCGAGCGGCCAACCCGCATCATACCGGCGATGAAGACTACAATTGGTTCCTCGCGGTGCTCTTTCCGTCGGATCAGCTCCACATCCTCTCGTACAATCGCGTCGTGAAGGATCTGCATGGCCTCACCCCGGCGGCGTTTCTTTCGCGGCTCGCCGCGGTGGGCACCCTGACCCCAACCACGACACCGGTGCCCGATGCGGCCGGGACGTTCGGCATCTATGTCGACGGCAGCTGGCACAGGTTGCGGCTCGACTCGGCCTCCGTCGCTGCCGACGATCCGATCGGCTCGCTCGACGCGTCGTTGCTTCACGAGCGCGTGCTCGCACCGATCCTCGGGATCGGCGACGTGCGCATCGATCAGCGGATCGACTTCGTGGGCGGCATCCGCGGGACCGCCGAGCTCGAACGTCGGGTGGATTCCGGCCAGGACGCGGTGGCCTTCGCGATGTATCCCGTGTCGGTCGCACAGCTGATGGCCATTGCCGACGCCGGCGCGATCATGCCGCCCAAGTCCACCTGGTTCGAACCCAAGCTGAAGAGCGGGTTCTTCGTCCACACCTTCGACCCCATGACCCCGGGAGGGGCAACGCAATGA